A portion of the Phocoena sinus isolate mPhoSin1 chromosome 9, mPhoSin1.pri, whole genome shotgun sequence genome contains these proteins:
- the IGFBP3 gene encoding insulin-like growth factor-binding protein 3 produces the protein MLRARPALWTAALTALAFLHGPPAARAGAGAAGTGPVVRCEPCDARALAQCAPPPPAPPCAELVREPGCGCCLTCALREGQPCGVYTERCGSGLRCQPPPGEPRPLQALLDGRGICANASAASRLRAYLLPATPAPGNGSESEEGHSVGSTENQALTSTHRVPDSKFHPIHTKMDVIKKGHAKDSQRYKVDYESQSTDTQNFSSESKRETEYGPCRREMEDTLNHLKFLNMLSPRGIHIPNCDKKGFYKKKQCRPSKGRKRGFCWCVDKYGQPLPGFDVKGKGDVHCYSMESK, from the exons ATGCTGAGGGCGCGCCCCGCGCTCTGGACTGCGGCTCTGACCGCGCTGGCATTTCTCCACGGGCCGCCAGCGGCACGGGCCGGCGCGGGCGCTGCGGGCACCGGCCCAGTGGTGCGCTGCGAGCCGTGCGACGCGCGTGCCCTGGCCCAGTGCGCGCCGCCTCCCCCTGCGCCCCCGTGCGCCGAGCTTGTGCGCGAGCCGGGCTGTGGCTGCTGCCTGACGTGCGCGCTGCGCGAGGGTCAGCCTTGCGGCGTCTACACCGAGCGCTGCGGCTCCGGCCTCCGCTGCCAGCCGCCGCCCGGCGAGCCGCGCCCGCTACAAGCGCTGCTGGACGGCCGCGGGATCTGCGCCAACGCCAGCGCCGCCAGCCGCCTGCGCGCCTACCTGCTGCCCGCAACGCCCGCGCCAG gaaatGGCAGTGAGTCAGAGGAAGGCCACAGCGTGGGGAGCACAGAGAACCAGGCCCTGACCAGCACACACAGGGTGCCCGACTCCAAATTCCACCCCATCCACACCAAGATGGACGTCATCAAGAAAGGACACGCCAAGGACAGCCAGCGCTACAAGGTCGACTATGAGTCTCAGAGCACAGACACGCAGAACTTCTCGTCCGAGTCCAAGCGTGAGACGGAATAC GGGCCCTGCCGCCGGGAAATGGAGGACACGCTGAACCATCTCAAGTTCCTGAATATGCTCAGCCCCAGGGGTATCCACATTCCCAACTGCGACAAGAAGGGCTTCTACAAGAAAAAGCAG TGCCGCCCTTCCAAAGGCAGGAAGCGGGGCTTCTGCTGGTGCGTGGATAAGTACGGGCAGCCCCTCCCGGGCTTCGACGTGAAGGGGAAAGGGGACGTGCACTGCTACAGCATGGAGAGCAAGTAG
- the IGFBP1 gene encoding insulin-like growth factor-binding protein 1: MPQVPAVRAWPLLLSLAVQLGSAADAPQPWRCAPCSAERLALCPPVPASCPELTRPAGCGCCPTCALPLDAACGVATARCAHGLSCRALPGEPRPLYALTRGQGACMPAPSVEATEAKDPATLENMSPESSEMTQEQLLDNFHLMAESSEDLPILWNAISNYESMRALEITDIKNRKEPCQRELYKVLDRLAREQQKAGDKLYKFYLPNCNKNGFYHSKQCETSLEGEPGLCWCVYPWSGKKILGSVAIRGDPKCHQYFNLQN; this comes from the exons ATGCCCCAAGTCCCGGCTGTCCGCGCCTGGCCGCTTCTGCTCTCGCTGGCCGTTCAGCTCGGCTCAGCCGCTGACGCTCCCCAGCCCTGGCGCTGCGCGCCCTGCTCCGCCGAGAGGCTGGCGCTCTGCCCTCCCGTGCCCGCCTCGTGCCCGGAGCTCACCCGGCCCGCCGGCTGCGGCTGTTGCCCCACGTGCGCCCTGCCTCTGGACGCCGCATGCGGCGTGGCTACTGCGCGCTGCGCCCATGGGCTCAGCTGCCGCGCCTTGCCCGGGGAGCCTCGGCCCCTGTACGCCCTCACCCGCGGCCAGGGCGCCTGCATGCCCGCGCCCAGCGTCGAGGCCACAG AGGCAAAGGACCCTGCCACCCTAGAGAACATGTCCCCTGAGAGCTCAGAGATGACCCAGGAGCAGCTTCTGGACAATTTCCACCTGATGGCTGAGTCCAGTGAGGACCTGCCCATCCTCTGGAACGCCATCAGTAATTATGAGAGCATGAGGGCTCTGGAGATCACAGACATCAAAAATCGGAAG GAGCCCTGCCAGCGAGAACTCTACAAAGTGCTGGACAGATTAGCCAGGGAGCAGCAGAAGGCAGGAGACAAACTTTACAAATTTTATCTGCCAAACTGCAACAAGAATGGATTCTATCACAGCAAACAG TGCGAGACATCCCTGGAAggagagcctgggctctgctggTGTGTCTACCCTTGGAGCGGAAAGAAGATCCTGGGGTCCGTGGCAATCAGAGGGGACCCCAAATGCCATCAGTATTTTAACTTACAGAACTGA